One genomic region from Sphingobacterium sp. UGAL515B_05 encodes:
- a CDS encoding alpha-L-fucosidase: MIKKLKAFLVAVLLPGGTAFGQQAPAPFLPIPNPAQLRWHKAEYIMFVHFGMKTFYPSDNHMGTGDEDPNRFNPTQFNTDQWAKVAKEGGFKGMVLTTKHHDGFANWQTSTTDHGVASSAWRAGKGDVVRDLAKSCRENDLYFGLYVSIIDHHFNKYGSSKHQSYGDYYFNQIEELSTKYGPIDEYWFDGFNADNLKMDYPKIGRMIVEKQPDAVVYDSGVLVNTIPDRCIAWPGNHGGITPDQNYRQLIDGVMRWYPNEASIILQGNWFHIGQPAVSLEKMKEYYLTSVGYGSTPLMNVSPNAVGLMDEATEKILIAFKSWVDQLHNSNPAFKKKATDDGHRGNSKKYAASQVNDGDYNSYFATDDSDDKASITIDLGKKTKIDGFILQEYIPLGQRVDEYSIECRVDGKWVEVFQGKKIGYKRIILAGAASAKDIKFPVSDAVRLHVNKSLACPLINNFQVIALGGIDNQSLRSNPYK, translated from the coding sequence ATGATAAAAAAACTGAAAGCTTTCCTCGTGGCGGTTCTTCTGCCTGGCGGCACTGCATTCGGACAGCAAGCACCAGCACCATTTTTGCCTATTCCAAATCCCGCACAATTGCGATGGCACAAAGCCGAATATATTATGTTTGTCCATTTTGGCATGAAGACATTTTATCCGAGTGACAACCACATGGGGACGGGAGATGAAGACCCAAACCGTTTTAATCCCACACAATTCAATACCGATCAATGGGCTAAAGTGGCTAAAGAAGGTGGGTTTAAGGGGATGGTGCTAACGACAAAACATCACGATGGATTTGCAAATTGGCAGACTTCAACCACCGACCATGGGGTCGCTTCTTCGGCTTGGCGAGCAGGAAAGGGAGATGTCGTACGCGATCTGGCTAAATCTTGTCGAGAGAATGATCTCTATTTTGGATTATATGTCTCTATTATCGATCATCATTTTAACAAATATGGCTCTTCGAAACATCAGTCCTATGGCGATTATTACTTTAACCAAATTGAGGAGTTAAGTACCAAGTATGGCCCAATCGATGAATATTGGTTCGATGGTTTTAATGCCGATAACCTAAAAATGGACTATCCTAAAATTGGACGGATGATTGTCGAGAAACAGCCCGATGCGGTGGTCTATGATTCGGGTGTTTTGGTCAACACTATCCCTGATCGCTGTATAGCATGGCCAGGAAATCATGGCGGAATTACGCCAGATCAAAACTACCGCCAATTAATCGATGGCGTAATGCGCTGGTACCCCAACGAAGCTTCAATTATTTTGCAAGGCAATTGGTTTCACATTGGTCAACCTGCCGTGAGTCTAGAAAAGATGAAAGAGTATTATTTAACCTCAGTTGGTTATGGCTCAACGCCTTTAATGAATGTTTCTCCAAATGCAGTGGGATTGATGGATGAAGCAACAGAAAAGATTTTGATCGCGTTTAAATCCTGGGTCGATCAATTGCACAATAGTAATCCGGCATTCAAAAAAAAGGCAACAGACGACGGTCATCGTGGCAATTCGAAAAAGTATGCAGCTTCACAGGTCAACGATGGAGATTATAATAGCTATTTCGCAACAGATGATAGCGATGATAAAGCGAGCATAACCATCGACTTGGGTAAGAAAACAAAAATTGATGGTTTTATCTTGCAAGAATACATTCCGCTCGGTCAACGGGTGGATGAATACAGCATTGAATGCCGTGTGGACGGGAAATGGGTTGAAGTTTTCCAAGGAAAGAAAATTGGGTATAAGCGTATCATATTGGCAGGAGCGGCTTCGGCCAAGGATATTAAATTTCCAGTCTCAGATGCGGTGCGACTGCATGTCAATAAGAGTTTGGCTTGCCCATTAATCAATAATTTTCAAGTGATTGCTTTGGGAGGAATCGATAACCAATCGCTTAGATCAAATCCATACAAATGA
- a CDS encoding DUF2264 domain-containing protein, whose translation MKYVRWLACMASLFYAGIAQPVVAQQATALPVTIEQGNQDREYWTELLYKIVSPVIHNLASGTLKKNMPLEKAPGYMLNAEQVTYLEAVGRTMAGVAPWLALPDDNTQEGKQRKELRLALLKGIANAVNPKNPDCLDFSKEQQPIVDAAFMAQGFLRAPQALWEPLDATTKSRIINNFKSLRNRAAYYNNWLLFSALTEAFLLRIGEDADPMRIDIALKKMEEWYLGDGWYSDGPHFAMDYYNSFVIQPMLVDIYRTLAEVKKTGRTEYDLVLKRMQRYATFQERMIGVDGSFSPFGRSITYRTGAFQALAQVALLGKYPEGLSPGQIRSAMTAMHRRMFDSCSNFDSNGWLLLGFCGAQPEVADTYTSTGSLYMTTLSFLPLGLPANNPFWTNKPEDWTTKKAWQGQAFKKDYKVGY comes from the coding sequence ATGAAATATGTTAGATGGCTTGCCTGCATGGCCTCCTTGTTCTATGCCGGAATAGCTCAACCCGTAGTTGCTCAGCAGGCTACTGCACTTCCTGTAACAATTGAACAAGGAAATCAAGATCGTGAATATTGGACAGAGTTACTTTACAAAATTGTATCTCCAGTGATCCATAACCTCGCTTCGGGAACACTGAAAAAGAATATGCCTCTGGAAAAGGCTCCAGGGTATATGTTAAATGCTGAGCAGGTTACCTACTTGGAAGCTGTGGGGCGTACCATGGCCGGTGTTGCGCCTTGGTTAGCACTTCCTGATGACAATACACAAGAAGGAAAACAGCGTAAAGAATTGCGCTTGGCATTGCTAAAGGGAATTGCCAATGCAGTGAATCCAAAAAATCCCGATTGCTTGGATTTCAGTAAGGAACAACAGCCGATTGTTGATGCGGCCTTTATGGCTCAAGGCTTTTTAAGAGCGCCTCAAGCGCTTTGGGAACCCTTGGACGCAACGACAAAATCAAGGATTATCAATAATTTTAAAAGTCTGCGCAATCGTGCCGCCTACTATAATAATTGGTTGTTATTTTCGGCATTGACAGAAGCCTTTTTGTTACGGATAGGTGAAGATGCTGACCCCATGCGTATTGATATAGCGCTGAAGAAAATGGAGGAGTGGTACCTAGGGGACGGCTGGTACAGTGATGGACCTCATTTTGCCATGGATTATTATAATAGCTTTGTCATTCAGCCGATGTTGGTCGATATTTATCGTACGCTTGCGGAGGTAAAGAAGACGGGGCGCACGGAATATGATTTGGTCCTAAAACGTATGCAGCGTTATGCGACATTTCAAGAACGGATGATCGGTGTGGATGGAAGTTTTTCGCCTTTTGGTCGTTCGATAACCTATCGAACTGGTGCTTTCCAGGCTTTGGCACAAGTGGCACTATTGGGTAAGTATCCAGAGGGACTGTCTCCGGGACAGATTAGAAGCGCAATGACGGCTATGCATCGTCGAATGTTCGATTCCTGTTCGAACTTTGATTCAAATGGATGGTTACTGTTGGGATTCTGCGGCGCACAGCCGGAAGTTGCGGATACCTATACTTCCACAGGAAGTTTATATATGACCACACTCAGTTTTTTACCGTTGGGATTGCCTGCAAATAATCCATTTTGGACAAATAAACCCGAGGACTGGACAACAAAGAAAGCTTGGCAAGGTCAGGCGTTTAAAAAAGATTATAAAGTTGGCTATTAA
- a CDS encoding glycosyl hydrolase family 95 catalytic domain-containing protein, protein MKPPNLKLVFFTCFLGFCSFGQSLAQRSLIPSGMLDRSKAVVSQYVAQFDRPAIRIPSQVAVDAPLLGNGSTGVAIAGTADRQTYYLARNDFWRLKSGFNESYPAVLGKVEVAIPMLKKASYQVDVDLYTAIATSTFQAGDTLLEIKSFVSEKDDCLILQFQNKGKQQINGQINLLLPAEDQFKNNPPAESLFPAVTQQETRGNGTKLISRGFNELVDIPTKAAAAGKIIGQQQADFNLHAGESLTYVCALSSNFKSKNCAEKVLKTVDGLDLKNVKLLEREHKKCWADFWSDSYVEIPDKVIEKQYYLSHYVMGSCSRDPQFAPPIFGTWITREIPNWNGDYHLNYNYMAPYYGLYSSNHLAAAGSYEQPLLDFMERGKFYSKEITGISEGLLYPVGIGPKGMETTRQNAIMESVFGGYIQGGQVEHKGLFFGQKSNVSYGVTNMATAFYTTYDRNYARKIYPYVRGAAVFWTNYVKKDENGRYVIFNDAIHEGTVGDSNPILSLGLVRQTLQLAADLSAYLDVDRQLAANWIQVKANLATFPVQEKEGKSVFRYTEKGPAWWNDNTLGIQHIFPAMQIDLESDQRWITIARNTIEKMGRWTDNNGTNSFFPAAVRVGYSADSILYHLHRYSQHTYPNGFQRNNPHGIENCSTVPTTINQMLCGVHQQVLKLFPVWPKQQHGQFGNLRVDGAFLVSSKLENGAVTYVEILSEQGRNLILDNPWPGRKISWRKNGKIMQPLEGDRLRIATKKGDRIYLQVAI, encoded by the coding sequence ATGAAACCGCCAAATCTTAAGCTCGTTTTTTTTACCTGTTTTCTTGGCTTTTGCTCCTTTGGGCAAAGTCTGGCTCAACGAAGTCTGATACCGTCAGGTATGTTGGATAGGAGCAAAGCTGTTGTATCACAATATGTAGCCCAATTCGATCGTCCTGCAATACGAATACCATCCCAAGTAGCCGTGGATGCTCCTTTGTTGGGTAATGGCAGTACAGGGGTAGCAATTGCGGGTACAGCTGATAGGCAGACCTATTACCTGGCGAGAAATGATTTTTGGCGGTTAAAATCTGGATTTAACGAGTCTTATCCTGCCGTATTAGGTAAAGTAGAAGTGGCTATTCCAATGTTAAAGAAGGCGAGTTATCAGGTTGATGTGGATCTATATACAGCAATTGCAACCTCAACCTTTCAGGCAGGAGATACGCTGCTGGAGATCAAATCATTTGTTTCCGAGAAAGATGACTGCTTGATTTTACAATTTCAAAACAAAGGAAAGCAACAAATCAACGGGCAGATTAATCTGCTTCTCCCTGCGGAAGACCAATTTAAAAATAATCCACCAGCCGAGTCACTTTTCCCTGCTGTCACGCAGCAGGAGACGAGAGGAAATGGAACAAAATTGATCAGCAGGGGCTTTAATGAGTTGGTAGATATTCCGACAAAGGCTGCCGCTGCTGGAAAAATAATCGGACAACAGCAAGCTGATTTCAACTTACATGCAGGCGAATCACTAACTTATGTATGTGCCTTATCTTCCAATTTCAAAAGTAAGAATTGTGCGGAAAAGGTGCTTAAGACCGTGGATGGTTTAGATCTGAAAAATGTAAAACTGCTCGAACGCGAACATAAAAAGTGCTGGGCAGATTTTTGGTCGGACTCTTATGTTGAAATTCCTGATAAAGTGATCGAAAAACAATATTACCTGTCTCACTATGTGATGGGATCCTGTAGTCGCGATCCGCAATTTGCCCCACCCATCTTTGGAACATGGATTACGCGGGAGATTCCCAATTGGAATGGTGATTACCATTTGAATTATAACTATATGGCGCCTTACTATGGACTTTATTCTTCCAATCATCTTGCTGCAGCAGGTTCGTATGAGCAACCTTTGCTCGACTTTATGGAACGGGGAAAGTTCTATTCGAAAGAAATAACAGGGATTTCAGAGGGATTGTTATATCCGGTGGGAATAGGCCCGAAAGGGATGGAAACAACCCGTCAAAATGCAATCATGGAAAGTGTATTTGGTGGGTATATCCAAGGTGGACAGGTGGAGCATAAAGGTTTGTTCTTTGGTCAGAAAAGCAATGTGTCCTATGGTGTCACCAATATGGCTACAGCGTTTTATACGACTTATGATCGCAATTATGCACGGAAAATATATCCTTATGTGCGTGGTGCAGCTGTGTTTTGGACCAACTATGTCAAGAAAGATGAAAATGGTCGTTATGTGATTTTTAACGATGCCATTCACGAAGGGACGGTCGGGGATAGTAATCCAATTCTAAGTCTTGGACTGGTAAGGCAGACATTGCAGCTGGCTGCCGATTTGAGTGCCTATTTGGATGTGGACCGTCAGTTGGCGGCGAATTGGATACAGGTAAAGGCGAATCTCGCTACTTTTCCGGTTCAGGAAAAAGAGGGGAAATCAGTCTTCCGTTATACCGAAAAGGGGCCAGCATGGTGGAATGATAATACACTGGGCATACAGCATATTTTCCCGGCCATGCAGATTGATCTGGAAAGTGATCAGCGTTGGATCACTATTGCACGGAACACGATCGAAAAAATGGGACGTTGGACAGATAACAATGGCACCAATAGTTTTTTCCCTGCAGCGGTTCGTGTAGGCTACAGTGCCGATAGTATACTATATCATTTGCATCGATATAGTCAACATACTTATCCCAATGGATTTCAACGGAACAACCCGCATGGTATAGAAAATTGTAGTACAGTACCGACAACCATTAATCAGATGTTGTGTGGTGTCCATCAGCAGGTGCTAAAATTATTTCCTGTATGGCCCAAACAACAGCATGGGCAATTTGGCAACTTACGTGTTGACGGCGCCTTCCTCGTGTCATCAAAACTCGAAAATGGGGCTGTTACTTATGTAGAAATCTTAAGTGAGCAAGGACGGAATTTGATTCTTGACAATCCTTGGCCGGGACGTAAAATTTCCTGGCGCAAAAATGGAAAAATAATGCAGCCTTTGGAGGGCGATCGCTTGCGTATAGCAACGAAAAAAGGGGATCGTATTTACTTGCAAGTTGCTATCTAG
- a CDS encoding glycoside hydrolase family 3 C-terminal domain-containing protein, with translation MKFNRCFLRLNVLFLLIIAGGKQVTMAQSKSYAFLDVKRSREERIQDLIARLSLSEKVQMMKHEFKGVPRLGIPAYDWWNEALHGVARTEEKVTVYPQAIGMAATFNSAAVKQMGDYTATEGRALFNEDLKAGKTGKRYRGLTYWTPNINIFRDPRWGRGQETYGEDPYLTGQIGTAIVRGLEGDDPQYLKAVAAAKHYAVHSGPEHNRHSFNAEVSAYDLWDTYLPAFRQLVMKAKVHGIMCAYNRLDGMPCCGNNVLLNTILRHQWGFKGYVTSDCGGINDFASGHNTHPDNTAAVSAAVLAGTDLECGNLYQLLEQGVKQGALSEKDIDVSLARLLQIWFQLGMFDPQELVPYAKIGREVIESKSHKAHAYKMAQEAMVLLKNEHNMLPLDPNKIKRIALIGPNADNGHAQLANYFGTPSEIVTPLSSLQKRYGKQIAIDYLPGTEIMKKIDGGPSFEEIVKKAAVADVIVFVGGITADYEGEAGDAGAAGYGAFVNGDRSTMASPEVQTTLLKELKKTGKPLVLVNMSGSVMSFDWESQHVDALLQAWYGGQAAGDAITDVLFGRYNPAGRMPLTTYKSDADLPDFEDYSMANRTYRYFKGEVRYPFGYGLSYTKFDYKQLHVPNLVETGTDVQVTVQVTNNGQRDGDEVVQLYVVHPKEGNYKVPNSALKGFKRVFFKKGQSQKITFTLTPEDLALVSEKGELIQKGGAVKIYVGGGQPGKSVGVETEMAMQGTAYRPY, from the coding sequence ATGAAATTTAACCGTTGTTTTTTGAGACTGAATGTCCTGTTTTTGTTGATTATTGCTGGCGGAAAGCAAGTGACCATGGCGCAAAGCAAAAGTTACGCTTTTCTTGATGTAAAAAGAAGTCGGGAGGAACGTATTCAGGATCTGATTGCGCGACTGAGCCTATCGGAAAAGGTGCAAATGATGAAGCACGAGTTTAAGGGCGTTCCACGATTGGGCATTCCAGCATACGATTGGTGGAATGAGGCGCTGCACGGTGTTGCACGGACAGAAGAAAAGGTAACTGTGTATCCGCAGGCTATAGGCATGGCGGCTACTTTCAATTCGGCTGCTGTCAAACAGATGGGGGATTATACGGCAACAGAAGGTCGCGCATTATTCAATGAAGATCTCAAAGCCGGAAAAACAGGTAAACGCTATCGTGGACTGACCTATTGGACGCCCAATATCAATATTTTTCGTGATCCACGCTGGGGAAGAGGGCAGGAGACGTATGGTGAAGACCCTTATTTGACAGGGCAGATCGGAACAGCTATCGTGCGCGGGCTGGAAGGTGATGATCCACAGTATTTGAAGGCAGTTGCGGCAGCTAAGCATTACGCTGTACACAGCGGACCCGAGCATAATCGACATTCTTTTAATGCAGAAGTCTCAGCTTATGACCTTTGGGATACCTACCTGCCAGCATTTCGGCAGTTGGTCATGAAAGCTAAAGTGCATGGGATCATGTGTGCCTACAACCGCTTGGATGGAATGCCCTGTTGCGGCAATAATGTGTTGCTCAATACTATCTTACGCCATCAATGGGGCTTTAAAGGCTATGTAACTTCGGACTGTGGGGGTATCAATGATTTTGCCAGCGGACATAACACACATCCGGATAATACAGCGGCCGTCAGTGCTGCAGTTTTGGCCGGAACAGATCTCGAATGTGGTAATCTCTATCAATTGTTGGAACAGGGGGTAAAACAAGGTGCATTATCCGAAAAGGATATTGATGTTTCATTAGCCCGACTTTTGCAGATCTGGTTTCAATTGGGAATGTTCGATCCACAGGAACTGGTACCATACGCAAAGATTGGTCGTGAAGTAATTGAAAGTAAATCGCATAAGGCACATGCCTATAAAATGGCGCAGGAGGCTATGGTACTGTTGAAAAATGAGCATAACATGCTGCCCCTTGATCCCAATAAAATAAAAAGAATTGCTTTGATCGGCCCCAATGCCGATAATGGACATGCGCAGTTAGCAAATTATTTTGGTACGCCTTCGGAAATTGTCACACCGCTGAGCAGTTTACAAAAGCGTTATGGAAAGCAAATCGCGATAGATTATCTTCCGGGAACAGAAATCATGAAAAAAATTGATGGCGGTCCTTCTTTTGAAGAAATTGTTAAAAAAGCTGCGGTAGCAGATGTTATTGTTTTCGTTGGCGGTATAACGGCAGACTACGAAGGTGAAGCCGGTGATGCTGGTGCAGCGGGATATGGCGCTTTTGTGAATGGAGACCGTTCGACGATGGCTTCTCCTGAAGTGCAGACGACACTTTTAAAAGAACTGAAAAAAACAGGGAAACCACTTGTATTGGTCAATATGTCGGGATCGGTGATGAGCTTTGATTGGGAATCACAGCATGTAGATGCGCTATTGCAGGCATGGTATGGTGGACAGGCGGCCGGCGATGCTATAACGGATGTGCTATTTGGTCGCTATAATCCGGCAGGGCGTATGCCTTTGACGACGTATAAAAGTGATGCGGACTTACCTGATTTTGAGGATTACTCGATGGCAAACCGCACCTATCGTTATTTTAAGGGGGAGGTACGTTATCCATTTGGTTACGGCCTAAGCTATACAAAGTTTGACTATAAACAATTGCATGTGCCTAACCTTGTCGAAACGGGTACTGATGTTCAGGTCACTGTACAGGTAACAAATAACGGCCAGCGCGACGGTGATGAGGTCGTCCAATTATATGTTGTTCATCCAAAAGAAGGCAACTATAAAGTGCCTAATAGTGCTTTAAAAGGTTTTAAGCGCGTATTTTTCAAAAAGGGTCAGTCGCAGAAAATAACCTTCACCTTGACACCGGAAGATCTGGCTTTGGTGAGCGAAAAAGGCGAGTTGATACAAAAAGGTGGCGCTGTCAAAATATATGTTGGTGGTGGTCAGCCGGGGAAATCTGTAGGTGTCGAGACCGAAATGGCAATGCAAGGAACAGCGTATCGACCATATTAA
- the galB gene encoding beta-galactosidase GalB — translation MKVIFGMFLAMLSFSLFGQQQEITRMGNARVALFDRDWKFSRFGLQADGNQLAEPNDLYKTECNDDTWRSLDLPHDWAIEGPFRIELASESGKLPYKGIGWYRKHFKVENLQVGERVYLDFDGAMANAKIWLNGRYVGTWPYGYSSFRMDLTPYLKKDGENVLAVRLDTENWESRWYSGAGIYRHVWMVRTSDVHVAHWGTSITTPVVNDQYATVKNEVTLDNFRFFPVHAEVKATYFELDAQDKPGKQVATASGFVDLHANASGKLNLETRINQPKRWDILSPNRYVEKIEVIVDGQTRDTYYSPFGVRTIAFTANEGFKLNGRRVDIKGVCNHHDLGSLGAAFNKSALERQLKMLQAMGMNSLRTSHNPPAPELLELADKMGILIWDEAFDAWRTGKRAKDYNKLYDEWHERDLLAMVHRDRNHPSVFIWSIGNEVLEQQDVNMTRHLADIIRRADPTRPVSNGYNDPDGGRESGAATALDIMGVNYFFSQQGRWDKDSRYQNMPTLGSETSSCVSSRGEYFFGTDYDGWQVTSYDRAAPGWGCSPDAQFRILAQYPNLLGEYVWTGFDYLGEPTPYNSAETNLLNFRTDPAKRAELEAALEELKKKNPPSRSSYFGIIDLAGFPKDRFYLYQSHWRPDLPVTHILPHWTWTSRKGEITPVHVYTSGTEAELFVNGKSQGRKKKVAGQDFRLQWDSVRYEPGTVKVIAYKDGKEWSKAEIQTAGKAEKLQMEADRATIDGGRSELVFVSVKVTDKRGTLVPQSEALIDFSVEGAGEIVSTDNGNAIDFTSFQSHSRKAYNGMALVIVRAKKGAQGAIRINASSKGLKVATVQVLAK, via the coding sequence ATGAAAGTAATTTTCGGAATGTTTCTCGCTATGTTATCCTTCTCCTTATTTGGACAACAGCAGGAAATTACACGCATGGGAAACGCGCGTGTAGCGCTCTTTGATCGGGACTGGAAGTTTTCCCGCTTTGGTTTGCAGGCTGATGGGAATCAATTGGCTGAACCTAATGATTTGTATAAGACCGAATGTAATGATGATACTTGGCGTAGCTTGGATCTACCGCACGATTGGGCTATCGAAGGGCCATTCCGTATTGAGTTGGCCAGTGAATCCGGAAAGCTGCCTTATAAAGGAATAGGCTGGTATAGAAAACATTTTAAAGTCGAAAACCTTCAGGTTGGCGAGCGTGTTTATCTGGATTTTGATGGCGCCATGGCGAATGCTAAAATTTGGTTAAATGGGCGTTATGTGGGAACTTGGCCTTATGGGTATAGTTCCTTTCGTATGGACTTGACACCTTACCTAAAAAAAGATGGAGAGAATGTTCTGGCGGTACGTTTGGATACCGAAAATTGGGAATCAAGGTGGTATAGCGGAGCTGGAATCTATCGTCACGTATGGATGGTACGTACTTCGGACGTACATGTCGCACATTGGGGAACCTCGATTACAACACCTGTTGTCAACGATCAATATGCAACGGTGAAGAATGAAGTGACACTGGATAACTTTCGTTTTTTTCCAGTACATGCTGAGGTCAAAGCGACTTATTTCGAGTTGGATGCACAAGATAAACCTGGAAAACAGGTGGCCACCGCCAGTGGATTTGTTGATCTGCACGCCAATGCAAGTGGCAAACTGAATCTTGAAACGCGTATCAATCAACCGAAACGATGGGATATTTTATCGCCAAATCGTTATGTAGAAAAGATCGAAGTCATCGTTGACGGCCAAACAAGGGATACGTATTACAGCCCTTTTGGTGTACGGACTATCGCATTCACAGCAAATGAAGGCTTTAAGTTAAACGGCCGTCGCGTAGATATAAAAGGGGTATGTAACCATCATGATTTGGGATCATTAGGGGCTGCCTTTAATAAAAGTGCCTTGGAACGTCAGCTCAAAATGTTACAGGCCATGGGTATGAATTCCCTGCGCACATCACACAACCCACCAGCACCAGAATTATTGGAGTTGGCTGATAAAATGGGGATTTTAATTTGGGATGAAGCTTTTGACGCTTGGCGTACAGGTAAGCGCGCAAAAGATTATAATAAATTGTACGATGAGTGGCATGAACGCGATCTGTTGGCCATGGTACACCGCGACCGAAATCATCCGTCGGTATTTATATGGTCCATTGGTAATGAGGTGCTTGAGCAACAGGATGTCAACATGACTAGGCATCTGGCCGATATTATTCGTCGGGCAGATCCAACACGACCAGTTTCCAATGGTTATAATGACCCGGATGGCGGCCGTGAGTCGGGCGCAGCAACCGCTTTGGATATCATGGGCGTGAATTATTTCTTCAGTCAACAGGGGCGTTGGGATAAAGATTCGCGTTATCAGAATATGCCAACTTTGGGCAGTGAAACTTCTTCCTGTGTTTCCTCCCGCGGCGAATATTTTTTTGGAACCGATTACGATGGCTGGCAGGTCACCTCTTACGACCGCGCTGCTCCGGGATGGGGCTGTTCACCGGATGCACAGTTCCGGATATTGGCTCAGTATCCAAACCTGCTGGGAGAATACGTTTGGACAGGTTTTGATTATCTGGGCGAACCGACACCTTATAATTCGGCGGAGACCAATTTGTTGAATTTTAGAACGGATCCTGCGAAACGTGCTGAATTGGAAGCCGCATTGGAAGAATTGAAGAAGAAAAATCCGCCCTCAAGGAGCAGCTATTTCGGTATTATAGACCTTGCCGGTTTTCCAAAAGATCGGTTTTACCTCTATCAATCCCATTGGCGACCAGACTTACCAGTGACGCATATCCTACCGCATTGGACATGGACAAGCAGAAAAGGAGAGATTACACCGGTACATGTGTATACCTCCGGTACAGAAGCAGAACTTTTTGTCAATGGAAAAAGTCAAGGACGTAAGAAGAAGGTTGCGGGACAGGATTTTCGGTTGCAATGGGATAGTGTGCGTTACGAACCGGGAACGGTCAAGGTAATTGCTTACAAAGACGGCAAGGAATGGTCCAAAGCAGAAATCCAAACCGCTGGAAAGGCCGAAAAACTCCAGATGGAAGCAGATCGTGCGACGATCGATGGCGGACGCTCTGAACTTGTTTTTGTGTCGGTAAAAGTGACTGATAAAAGGGGAACCTTGGTGCCTCAATCGGAGGCGTTGATTGATTTTTCGGTCGAAGGTGCAGGTGAAATCGTATCCACAGATAATGGAAATGCAATTGATTTTACCTCGTTCCAAAGTCATTCGCGTAAAGCGTATAATGGAATGGCATTGGTCATCGTAAGAGCAAAAAAAGGCGCGCAGGGCGCAATCCGGATCAACGCATCGAGTAAGGGTTTGAAAGTGGCTACTGTACAGGTATTGGCAAAATAA